A part of Tachysurus vachellii isolate PV-2020 chromosome 4, HZAU_Pvac_v1, whole genome shotgun sequence genomic DNA contains:
- the btbd8 gene encoding BTB/POZ domain-containing protein 8 isoform X3 codes for MLSTETVRELQVKESKHKSNLSKQLASALSSDLNRLLQEEQETDVSVCLSSGFRLKAHKAVLLARAPHLLKGTSPNASIINLQGTEPSALKELIRRVYTDDKCLGKGSAASAGLHGHSLLPNGAVEGEDEEFHASADPHSVHLEPASGLGADLLALYARSESCDISIQVGDRVFSAHRAILCARSQYFRAMLCGSWMESSCQCITIQGLGPDEMEVLLHFMYGAIMDLPPGSNVSQVVMAADMLGLEGLKDVAEMVLTRDYCRFFPKPVEGVQRTILECLAISHSIGLHNLYSSCVRWVAEHFVKCWSERSFSILPPELQRDCLNTVTKKMREEFTHDPTLLKKVCVAVWESVTVENCCELFSAVDQLSGQSDIHMLTAEPASQGQENVEPFRREVCLLRARLWTFLLQSFFAVRHTRGWETLHPRHREQILAATLDTGDCRRLTKKPVLTSSQQKLGKCPSASSSPCDSPPTSRPLKALRGPRPSAESTVAATSAMKSDSLGPTAATKTKPGTADSSRAKTSSPAKRKPPSTAKAVLNGSVGPTVRRENSTANGTSGKSLQEKSVAPRARPKSAPIGVTGATSKAKASKTTASGKDSTHGSTSDSPGNAQCSQTTPSTSGSLSPESSVSSPRNTSGQALRLKSQAMATTRSPLTKPVQKPEKDKSNSPINKANKPKSTVSSKASISVGAAARTEPKSKITASGSLENNASPRPGSVVTNRKPSSPKKEDEKDGSKLSTTRKPSKPSTDSKPNTKPAKPTVSSKASPGATTKSGPKRKVPETSAPKSSPKSLMPSKQSSLATSKKPSAADKHSASNTKHPQQTNITTKEVKAQTLGLEVRSTPDQSPKAPVSAEGNLDVSRNLPQHSSGCTFQDSVLQTSKVASTKAFVEKKNTSPPGEASSSDKKPTTVQKALQSHMITDSVHNEVGGSKVPPGYTIHPQFNTGTTHGITSQNHSRESDFPPDTPCSLGSTDTPLEDSWSGIHPQVSPESETASATTSSDDIKPRSEDYDAGGSQDDDCCSHERGAAKCGTMRCPDFLGRSSSDTSTPEELKIYEGGTGMRVEVRLRGRDAETTSEEEAGRRRPPSWIRHDEVPVKEEPCKIDDTLTNVKSVPEHQLFSSEEEEEEDEEEDSEEERSEVEVLPGGIAPPQAEPSPQYQGIVNPAFEDAADQENEHEYQPSSTFHRSVLLSVDECEELGSEELGNGEVFESDVPQNTQAESCFQKPTSTTNDSHQNINPKDLVFCEEVHESPVWDKCVLNQSGPSQLDTDSTEVHPQERPSHLDLQLAEQYGSSQSKHAESKRGELWLDIPEAQVTTSSPAHSSQSPAGDIEGCESLDQSCTHDRRPSKVLSPIYEMDVGEAFEQSLDTNKTKEEPQDKTHKGKEGMEKKKADNGEEEQNTKFAERDWSLLRQLLSEQESSLGVINPVPEDLNLAQYLIKQTLSLSRDCVNEQAFIHHEKDIQGFKRWAELISPMEDSTTSITVTSFSPEDAASPQGEWTIVELETHH; via the exons ATGCTCTCCACAGAGACTGTCAGAGAGCTCCAGGTTAAAGAGAGCAAACACAAGAGCAATCTGAGTAAACAGCTGGCTAGTGCACTGTCTTCAGACCTGAACAG GCTGTTGCAGGAGGAGCAGGAGAccgatgtgagtgtgtgtctgagctcaGGTTTCCGGCTCAAGGCCCATAAGGCTGTGCTGCTGGCTCGAGCTCCTCACCTCCTCAAGGGAACCTCACCAAATGCTTCCATCATCAACCTGCAGGGAACAGAACCTAGTGCACTCAAGGAGCTCATTCG GAGAGTTTACACAGATGATAAGTGCCTGGGGAAGGGGTCTGCTGCATCAGCTGGACTGCACGGCCACTCGCTCCTACCAAATGGCGCTGTGGAGGGGGAGGATGAAGAGTTTCACGCTAGTGCAGATCCAC actcGGTACATTTAGAGCCAGCCTCTGGGCTCGGTGCTGACCTTTTGGCGCTGTATGCACGAAGTGAATCCTGTGATATCAGCATCCAGGTGGGAGACCGAGTCTTCTCAGCTCACAG GGCAATTCTTTGCGCTCGCTCTCAGTATTTTCGAGCAATGTTGTGTGGTAGCTGGATGGAAAGCTCATGCCAGTGCATCACAATACAGGG ACTGGGCCCCGATGAGATGGAGGTTCTTCTGCACTTTATGTATGGAGCCATAATGGACCTTCCACCAGGAAGCAATGTGAG TCAGGTTGTCATGGCAGCAGATATGTTGGGTCTGGAGGGACTGAAGGACGTGGCTGAAATGGTTCTGACCAGAGACTATTGCAGGTTCTTCCCTAAG CCTGTTGAAGGAGTGCAGAGGACCATACTCGAGTGCCTTGCCATCAGCCATTCCATTGGCCTCCACAATCTCTACAGCTCATGTGTCAG ATGGGTAGCTGAGCATTTTGTAAAATGCTGGTCAGAGAGAAGCTTTTCCATACTTCCTCCTGAGCTACAGAGAGACTGCCTTAACACAGTCACTAAAAAGATG AGGGAGGAGTTTACACATGACCCCACACTGCTGAAGAAGGTGTGTGTAGCCGTGTGGGAAAGCGTGACTGTGGAGAACTGCTGTGAACTCTTCAGCGCGGTGGACCAACTGAGCGGACAGTCAGACATACACATGCTGACAGCAGAACCTGCCAGTCAGGGGCAAGAGAACGTGGAg CCTTTCAGACGCGAGGTGTGTTTACTGCGTGCAAGGCTCTGGACTTTTCTGCTTCAGTCGTTCTTTGCAGTGAGACACACAAGAGGATGGGAAACACTGCATCCCAGACACCGGGAACAGATACTCGCAG CTACTCTTGATACTGGAGATTGCAGAAGACTGACTAAAAAGCCTGTCCTAACCAGCTCTCAG CAGAAGCTTGGGAAATGTCCTTCAGCCTCATCATCTCCGTGTGATAGTCCTCCGACATCTCGGCCTCTGAAGGCCCTCAGGGGCCCACGTCCCTCTGCTGAAAGCACCGTAGCAGCCACCAGTGCCATGAAGTCCGATAGTCTGGGACCGACAGCTGCCACAAAAACCAAACCGGGAACCGCTGACTCAAGCCGTGCCAAAACCAGCAGCCCGGCTAAAAGGAAACCACCCTCTACCGCTAAAGCCGTGCTGAATGGCAGTGTTGGCCCCACTGTTCGCAGAGAAAACTCTACTGCCAATGGCACATCTGGCAAATCACTCCAGGAAAAAAGTGTGGCACCACGTGCCAGGCCCAAATCTGCCCCCATTGGGGTGACTGGGGCAACAAGTAAAGCTAAAGCGAGCAAAACCACAGCGTCGGGGAAAGACTCGACTCACGGCTCCACCTCTGACAGCCCTGGGAATGCTCAATGTTCTCAAACCACACCCTCTACATCAGGCAGCCTCTCACCAGAGAGCAGTGTTAGCAGTCCCCGGAACACCAGCGGCCAAG cTCTCAGGCTAAAATCCCAAGCCATGGCAACAACAAGATCTCCTCTGACCAAACCTGTCCAGAAACCAGAGAAGGACAAATCTAATAG CCCCAttaataaagcaaacaaaccCAAGAGCACAGTGAGCAGCAAAGCAAGCATCAGTGTGGGGGCTGCAGCTCGTACAGAGCCAAAGAGCAAGATCACTGCTTCAGGCTCTTTAGAAAACAATG CTTCACCAAGACCTGGTTCAGTTGTGACCAACAGAAAGCCTTCCTCTCCAAAGAAAGAGGATGAAAAAGATGGTTCCAAGCTTTCAACTACAAGGAAACCATCCAAACCAAGCACAGACTCAAAACCTAACACCAAACCAGCCAAACCCACAGTATCATCTAAAGCGTCTCCAGGTGCTACAACTAAAAGTGGACCCAAAAGGAAAGTTCCAGAAACATCTGCGCCGAAATCTTCTCCCAAATCTTTGATGCCTTCCAAACAGTCCTCACTTGCCACCTCCAAAAAGCCATCTGCTGCAGACAAGCATTCAGCATCTAACACAAAACACCCCCAGCAGACAAATATTACCACAAAGGAAGTGAAGGCTCAGACATTAGGACTGGAAGTGAGGTCAACTCCAGACCAGAGCCCCAAAGCTCCTGTGTCAGCTGAAGGAAATTTGGATGTCAGCAGGAATCTACCTCAGCACAGTTCAGGATGCACATTTCAGGATTCTGTGCTCCAAACTTCTAAGGTAGCCTCCACTAAGGCTTttgttgaaaagaaaaacaccagtCCACCTGGTGAGGCCAGCAGTTCAGACAAGAAACCCACAACAGTACAGAAAGCACTACAAAGCCACATGATTACAGACAGCGTACATAATGAGGTTGGTGGGAGTAAAGTTCCTCCAGGTTATACCATTCATCCTCAATTTAACACTGGAACTACACATGGAATCACCTCCCAGAATCACTCCAGAGAGTCAGACTTTCCTCCTGACACACCATGCAGCCTGGGAAGCACGGATACTCCACTGGAGGACTCGTGGAGTGGGATCCACCCGCAAGTCAGTCCTGAATCGGAGACTGCCAGTGCCACTACATCCTCAGATGACATCAAGCCACGCTCTGAAGATTATGATGCTGGTGGCTCACAGGATGATGACTGCTGCTCACACGAGCGCGGTGCAGCTAAATGTGGGACAATGCGATGCCCTGACTTCTTGGGCCGCAGCAGCAGTGACACCAGCACTCCAGAGGAGCTGAAGATATACGAAGGGGGGACTGGGATGCGAGTAGAGGTGCGGCTCAGGGGCCGTGATGCAGAGACTACGAGCGAGGAAGAGGCAGGCCGTCGAAGGCCACCGTCATGGATAAGACATGATGAGGTTCCTGTAAAGGAGGAGCCATGCAAGATAGACGACACCTTAACAAACGTAAAGAGTGTTCCAGAACACCAGCTCTTCTcttctgaagaagaagaagaagaagatgaggaagaagatTCTGAAGAGGAAAGGTCTGAAGTGGAAGTTTTGCCTGGTGGCATTGCACCTCCTCAAGCAGAACCTTCGCCACAGTATCAGGGCATTGTCAACCCGGCATTCGAAGACGCTGCTGATCAAGAGAATGAACATGAATACCAGCCTTCTTCCACTTTCCATCGCTCAGTTTTGCTTTCGGTGGATGAGTGCGAGGAGCTGGGATCTGAAGAATTGGGAAATGGTGAGGTTTTTGAAAGTGATGTGCCTCAAAATACCCAGGCCGAATCCTGTTTCCAGAAACCTACAAGCACAACAAATGACAGCCATCAGAATATAAACCCTAAAGATCTGGTGTTCTGTGAAGAGGTCCATGAATCTCCAGTCTGGGACAAATGTGTGCTTAATCAGTCAGGCCCTTCCCAGCTAGATACAGACTCAACTGAAGTCCATCCCCAGGAACGACCCAGTCACCTGGACCTGCAGCTGGCCGAGCAGTATGGCAGCTCGCAGTCTAAGCAtgcagagagcaagagaggagaATTATGGCTAGACATACCCGAGGCTCAGGTGACTACAAGCTCACCTGCACACTCTTCCCAGTCCCCAGCAG GGGACATTGAGGGTTGTGAGAGTTTGGATCAAAGCTGTACACATGACCGGCGCCCATCTAAAGTCCTGTCCCCCATTTACGAGATGGACGTGGGAGAGGCATTCGAGCAAAGCTTGGACACAAACAAGACCAAGGAAGAACCTCAGGACAAGACTCATAAGGGCAAAGAGGggatggaaaagaaaaaggcgGACAACGGAGAGGAGGAACAGAACACTAAGTTTGCAGAACGAGACTGGAGCTTGCTGCGGCAGCTTCTATCTGAACAGGAGTCGAGTCTGGGCGTCATAAACCCAGTCCCCGAGGATCTGAACCTGGCTCAGTATTTGATCAAGCAGACCCTGTCCCTGTCTCGGGACTGTGTGAACGAGCAGGCCTTTATTCATCATGAGAAAGATATTCAAGGTTTCAAGCGCTGGGCTGAGCTCATCTCTCCAATGGAGGACTCGACCACCAGCATCACTGTGACTAGCTTCTCTCCGGAGGATGCTGCCTCTCCGCAGGGAGAGTGGACCATCGTGGAGCTAGAGACGCACCACTGA